GTTTTGCCCCCGGATTATTGACCCGCTTAATTACGCGGAAGATCCCGTTGCCTTGAACACCTGAGTAGTTACCATTTATTAAACCTTAATCAAAAGCCCCATGAAAGAATCCAAAGGAAAAGTTCTCATCGTTGTCGGAGACGCCACCGAAACTGTCGACACATTATACCCCTACTACCGTTTGATTGAAGCTGGATTTCAACCGGTTGTCATTGCTCCGGAGAAGCGGAAGTATCAGATGGTGCTGCACGAAGTAAAACCGGGATGGACTATCACCAAAGAGTGGGAAGGTTATTCCATCGATGCCGATCTGTCCTTCGCCGAGGTAAATGAAGAAGAGTATGTCGGCATTTTCTTTTCGGGGGGACGAGCCCCGGAGTACATCCGTTACGACGAGGATCTGGTGCGTATGACCAAGTATTTCTTTGCCCAAAACAAACCGATCGCCTCCGTTTGCCATGGCGTTGAAATTCCTGCCTATGCGGATTGTGTCCGTGGTCGTCGTATGGCAACGGTTCCCAAATGCCAGTTCGACCTTGAGGCATGTGGAGGTACATTCGTTAACGAAGGTTGCGTCATCGATGGTAACCTGATCTCTGGCCGAACCTACCACGATCACGGGTTCTACATGGGTGCCTGGCTTGAGCTGCTTGAAGCAGAAGCTAAATCCAGACTTGAGACGGCTGTGTCATGAACCGCCGAACTGCCTGTAAGACCCTGGGAATCGCTGCACTCGCTCCCAGTGTCCTTAGCTGCACACAATCTACCTTCAATCTACGTTACGTTCTCAACTCCGCCATGTATGGGGAAATGGCTTTGGCGGATATTCTTCCTGAAATTAAAAAAACAGGGGCTGAGTCCATTGACATCTGGCGGAAGGTTCACGGAAACCAGCGAGAACAGATCACCGAAATGGGCGACGCAGCATGCCAAGCCTTACTCGAAAAGCACGACGCTAAAATCAGCATGTCCACCTGCTATCCGCTCGGTCCAACAGGGCTTCAGGAAGAAATGGTCTGGCTGCAACAGTACGGCGGAAAAATTATCGTAACTGGATCTGGGAAATATCCCGATTCAGAACCTTCTGGTGCTGAGGCAAAAGCCCAGGTAAAAAAGATGCTGGAAGAATTGAAACCGCA
The DNA window shown above is from Verrucomicrobiota bacterium and carries:
- a CDS encoding DJ-1/PfpI family protein codes for the protein MKESKGKVLIVVGDATETVDTLYPYYRLIEAGFQPVVIAPEKRKYQMVLHEVKPGWTITKEWEGYSIDADLSFAEVNEEEYVGIFFSGGRAPEYIRYDEDLVRMTKYFFAQNKPIASVCHGVEIPAYADCVRGRRMATVPKCQFDLEACGGTFVNEGCVIDGNLISGRTYHDHGFYMGAWLELLEAEAKSRLETAVS